GGTCACGAGCAGTCGCTGGCCTGGGCGCCGTTCCCCGTGGCCGACGAGCGCTGGCTGGTCGAGGACACCGTGCAGGTCGCCGTCCAGGTGAACGGCAAGGTGCGGGCGCAGGTCAGCGTCCCGGCGGACGCGGACGCGGTCGTCCTGGAGGCGGCCGCGCGGGCCGACGAGAAGGTGGCCGCGCAGTTGGACGGCAGGACGGTCCGCCGGGTGGTCGCCGTCCCGGGCCGGCTGGTCAACTTCGTGGTCGGCTGACCTGGAGTCGCTGGGTGACGGGAACCGTCACCCAGCGACTCCGGATCACCAGGTGAGCGCGGCGCGGACCGCCTTGTCGACCGGGTCGACCGCCTCGGCGACCGGGACGTCGCGGCCGAGCTCGGCCGACAGCGACGTCACGCCGGCGTCGGGGATGCCGCACGGGACGATCGCGCCGAACGCCGCGAGGTCGGGGTCGCAGTTGAGGGCGAAGCCGTGCATGGTCACGCCGCGGGCCACCCGGATGCCGATCGCGGCGACCTTGCGCTCGGGCCTCCCGAGGCCGTCCGGGCCCGGTTCGTCGGCGGGCAGCCAGACGCCGCTGCGCCCCTCCACCCGCCCGGCCTCGACCCCGAAGCCGGCGCAGACCTCGATCAGGGCGCCCTCCAGGCGGCGGACGTAGGCGACGACGTCCACCGGGTCCGGCAGCGCCACGATGGGGTAGCCGACCAGCTGGCCGGGCCCGTGCCAGGTGATCTTCCCGCCGCGGTCGACGTCCACGACCGGCGTGCCGTCCTGCGGCCGCTCGTGGGCCGCGGTGCGCTTGCCGGCCGTGTAGACCGACGGGTGCTCCAGCAGCAGCAGCGTGTCCGGACCCTCCCCGGCGACCCGGGCCGCGTGCAGCGCCCGCTGGCGCTCCCAGGCCTCCTCGTAGGGGACCGTGCCCGCCCGGACGACCTCCAGCTCAGTCACGACGGCCAGCGTATGCCCCTCTTCAGCGCAGGCGCCGGGGTTCGATGCGGGTCTCCACCGCGGTGCCGTCCGGTCCGCGCTCGACGCGGTGGGCGGCCGCGTGCGGGCGGTCGGCGACGACCTCCACCAGCTCGGTGCCGCGGTACACCAGGCCCGCGCCGTCGTCGGTGGCGTGCCCGCCGGGCAGCGTGCCGTCGGCGACCAGCCGGTGGTAGAGCGGTCGGCGCTGCTCCTCGGAGTCGTGGTGGACGCCGTTCGACGTCGGGATCAGCCCCAGCCCGTTCGTGACGGGCCGCAGCTCCGGGCCGTAGGAGTCGGTGGTGCCGCCGACGTGCCAGCACAGCGACCCCGCGGACACGCCCCCGAGCACGACACCGGCCTCCCACACCTCCCGGAACACCTCGTCGAGGCCGTGCACCCG
This window of the Geodermatophilus sp. DSM 44513 genome carries:
- the lipB gene encoding lipoyl(octanoyl) transferase LipB, whose amino-acid sequence is MTELEVVRAGTVPYEEAWERQRALHAARVAGEGPDTLLLLEHPSVYTAGKRTAAHERPQDGTPVVDVDRGGKITWHGPGQLVGYPIVALPDPVDVVAYVRRLEGALIEVCAGFGVEAGRVEGRSGVWLPADEPGPDGLGRPERKVAAIGIRVARGVTMHGFALNCDPDLAAFGAIVPCGIPDAGVTSLSAELGRDVPVAEAVDPVDKAVRAALTW
- a CDS encoding peptidase E, which codes for MPATAPTILATSIGFDSRRRGPHDWAPGPVFDLAVELAGAPERPRLCHLGTATGDDPVRLAGVYGAFAGSRVQVTHLSLFPMPTVPDVRAHLLAQDVVWVGGGSVANLLAVWRVHGLDEVFREVWEAGVVLGGVSAGSLCWHVGGTTDSYGPELRPVTNGLGLIPTSNGVHHDSEEQRRPLYHRLVADGTLPGGHATDDGAGLVYRGTELVEVVADRPHAAAHRVERGPDGTAVETRIEPRRLR